The proteins below come from a single Dermacentor albipictus isolate Rhodes 1998 colony chromosome 7, USDA_Dalb.pri_finalv2, whole genome shotgun sequence genomic window:
- the beta-Spec gene encoding spectrin beta chain isoform X2, producing the protein MTTDISVGMRWDHSTTNAPEMDDYDYDGGNSSSRLFERSRIKALAEEREMVQRKTFCKWVNSHLVRANCRITDLTTDMRDGKMLIKLLEILSGEKLQKPTKGKMKIHCLENVDKALTFLKEQRVHLENLGSHDIVDGNSRLTLGLIWTIILRFQIQDITIEQVDNQETKSAKDALLLWCQMKTAGYPNVNVRNFTTSWRDGLAFNALIHKHRPDLIQYDKLSRSNAIYNLNNAFTTAEQKLGLTRLLDPEDVFVDNPDEKSIITYVVTYYHYFSKMKAETVQGKRIGKVIGHAMENERMIAEYESLTSDLLRWIEETIVALSDRQFANSLVGVQQQLLAFNTYRTSEKPVKFEEKGNLEVLLFALQSRLRANNQRPYTPREGRLLADTNRAWERLEKAEHERELALREELIRQEKLEQLAARFDRKAGMRETWLAENQRLVSQDNFGQDLASAQAAAKKHEAIETDILAYEERVQAVLAVARELETEGYHDVDRINARKDNVLRLWSYLLELLRGRRARLEACLQLQQGLQEMLYIVDAMEELKARLAISDLGQHLMGVEDLLQKHSLLEADVNVLGERVRAAIAQAPADPLVAERVKQLEEAYAELLALATERRRRLEDSRRLWQFYWDMAEEQAWIEEKDRILSSLELGHDLTMVHLLISKNKAMEDELAAHEQQLQAVIQAGESLAAEGTPGSERVAERSSEVLAAWDRLRQLQAQRAERLAKALDFHQFFADADDVDTWMLDTLMLVSSDDVGRDEANVSSLLKKHKEVMEELKSYAQAIDALHAQAGALAERESPAVLERLASIDRRYKDLLDLGRLRKQRLLDALSLHTLLNEADGVHQWIEEKNKMLDSMVLTKDAEDTEVMRHRFEGFEQEMNNSASRVAVVNQLARQLLSVEHPNAEEVLAKQNSLNQSWASLRDAAEKKRDNISSAHGVQTFHVECRETITWIEEKTKLLRATEDLGDDLTGIMTLQRRLSGMERDLAAIQAKLDALDKEAERIKQEHPEEAEAIQERILQIKAVWEQLTQLLKERDAKLEEAGDLHRFLRDLDHFQAWLTRTQTEIASEDEPTTLQEAERLLEQHRLIRQEVDNYTDDYTKMMEYGERITSDAADEDPQFMFLRERLRALRDGWAELRQMWENRQALLSQSLNLQLFQRDTKQAEVLLSRQEHHLAKDEQPASLEQVEDLIKRHEAFLTTMEANDEKINAVLQHAQRLCSEGHKDADKIRKKADSILERRDANRKQASEQMARLADQLALHQFLQDCDQLTEWIQEKMIVAQDETYRSAKTVHSKWTRHQAFEAEVQANKERLERAQQAGRALVAEKPEMAPLVEPKLQELEQQFNNLEDTTQSKGQRLFDDNRHVLYEQTCDDIDSWIDELESQVLVSETGQDLASVTTILQKQRDVENQMAQKAKQVDALQGQAQYLEKLDPDRVEELVTRRAVVEQRFERLQAPLEQRRRELLKKKEAYQFRRDVEDEKLWVAEKMPLVKSPDRGASLFGVQMLRKKEQSLRHEVDHHEPRVVAICEDGRRLAAEGHQDGPEFERLAKELEELWAELRRALDARREDLLISEKAHQYYFDASEAEAWMSEQELYMMVEDRGRDEASAQKLRKKHQNLEAAVDDYAETVRQLGDTSRRLVQEGHPDSDQIAVRQSQVDKLYAGLRDLALERRQKLEEALHLFALSREVDDLMQWIAEREVVASSQELGQDYEHVTLLRERFNAFRDETRTIGDDRVQKASSQAEVLMTGPDAAQAAQWKDALQEAWADLLELMDTRAQVLAASWDLHRFFHDCRDVYQRILEKQNGMSEELGRDAVSVSNLQRKQANFENDLQTLGSAVEGIRSQASQLGAAYAGDKAREIQTREAEVVAAWQRLLSSCDSRRARLADTGDLFRFLSMVRDLLLWMEEVVRQMNSSEKPRDVSGVELLMNNHQSLKAEVDAREDNLSACLALGRDLLARNHYASGEIKEKLLALSTQRAALGARWDERWEHLQLILEVYQFARDASVAEHWLLAQEPYLLSQELGHTIDEVEQLLKRHEAFEKSAAAQEERFAALERLTTFELKQMRTREEEQERRRQQEEMERLAALQPPPSHDPSAQDRVDAEASAEAAREPAILNGAESAAAAVAVSASAPGAGTEGSPRATAAAASTAAAMSVSPSGPAASSSAPSTPSKIKRSRSKSPFGSWRKKKLPVEEETERPAEDEFEGLLMRKHEWESTTKKASNRSWEKLYLVIRGATLAAYKDQKHYRQEPEGHYRGEAPVDLRTATAERATDYTKKKHVFRLKLSNGGEFLFQAKDEEELSQWLQQLQAAIGEAQAGPSRAQTLPAERRDEPRKRSFFTLKKN; encoded by the exons ATACAAGACATCACAATCGAGCAGGTGGACAACCAGGAGACAAAGTCTGCTAAGGACGCCCTGCTTCTCTGGTGCCAGATGAAGACCGCTGGCTACCCCAACGTTAATGTGCGCAATTTCACCACCAGCTGGCGCGATGGCCTGGCCTTCAATGCTCTCATTCACAAGCACAG GCCAGACCTGATCCAGTACGACAAGCTGTCGCGCTCCAACGCCATCTACAATCTCAACAACGCGTTCACCACCGCCGAGCAGAAGCTCGGACTCACGCGCCTTCTCGACCCCGAGGACGTGTTTGTGGACAACCCCGACGAGAAGTCCATCATCACCTACGTGGTGACCTACTACCACTACTTCTCCAAGATGAAGGCTGAGACAGTGCAAGGCAAGCGTATCGGCAAGGTCATTGGCCATGCTATGGAAAATGAGCGCATGATTGCCGAGTACGAGAGCCTCACCTCAGACCTGCTCCGCTGGATCGAGGAGACCATCGTGGCTCTGTCAGACCGGCAGTTCGCCAACTCTCTAGTGGGcgtgcagcagcagctgctggcGTTCAACACCTACCGCACCTCCGAGAAGCCCGTCAAGTTCGAGGAGAAGGGCAACCTGGAAGTCCTGCTGTTCGCGCTGCAGAGCCGGCTGCGGGCCAACAACCAGCGGCCGTACACGCCGCGCGAGGGCCGCCTCCTGGCCGACACGAACCGGGCCTGGGAGCGGCTGGAGAAGGCGGAGCACGAACGGGAGCTGGCGCTCCGCGAGGAGCTGATCCGCCAGGAGAAGCTGGAGCAGCTGGCTGCCCGCTTCGACCGCAAGGCCGGCATGCGCGAGACCTGGCTGGCCGAGAACCAGCGGCTGGTCTCGCAGGACAACTTCGGCCAGGACTTGGCGTCGGCGCAGGCGGCGGCCAAGAAGCACGAGGCCATCGAGACGGACATCCTGGCCTACGAGGAGCGTGTCCAGGCAGTACTGGCCGTGGCGCGGGAACTCGAGACCGAAGGGTACCACGATGTGGATCGTATCAATGCCAG GAAGGACAATGTTCTGCGCCTGTGGAGCTACTTACTGGAGCTGCTGCGTGGTCGGCGGGCGCGCCTCGAAGCATGCTTGCAACTGCAGCAAGGCCTGCAAGAGATGCTGTACATCGTCGACGCCATGGAGGAGCTCAAGGCTAGGCTGGCCATCTCAGATCTAGGTCAGCACCTGATGGGCGTCGAGGACCTTCTGCAGAAGCACTCGCTGCTCGAGGCGGACGTCAACGTGCTCGGGGAGCGGGTCCGCGCCGCCATCGCACAGGCGCCCGCCGACCCACTCGTGGCCGAGAGGGTCAAGCAGCTGGAGGAGGCATACGCCGAACTGCTGGCATTGGCGACGGAGCGCAGGCGTCGTCTCGAGGACTCGCGCCGCCTGTGGCAGTTCTACTGGGACATGGCCGAGGAGCAGGCCTGGATCGAGGAGAAGGACCGCATCCTGTCGTCGCTGGAGCTGGGGCATGATCTCACCATGGTGCACCTGCTCATCTCTAAGAATAAG GCAATGGAGGATGAGCTGGCAGCCCACGAACAGCAGCTACAGGCCGTGATACAGGCCGGTGAGTCGCTGGCCGCAGAGGGCACGCCCGGCTCCGAGCGAGTGGCAGAGCGGTCCAGCGAAGTCCTGGCCGCCTGGGACCGGCTGCGGCAGCTGCAGGCGCAACGCGCCGAGCGGCTCGCCAAGGCCCTGGACTTCCACCAGTTCttcgccgacgccgacgacgtcGACACCTGGATGCTGGACACGCTCATGCTCGTCTCGAGCGACGATGTTGGCCGCGACGAGGCCAACGTATCGTCGCTGCTCAAGAAGCACAAGGAGGTCATGGAGGAACTCAAGAGCTACGCTCAGGCCATCGATGCGCTTCATGCCCAGGCGGGCGCTCTGGCAGAGCGCGAGTCGCCCGCGGTGCTGGAGCGGTTGGCCTCCATCGACCGTCGCTACAAGGACCTCCTGGACTTGGGTCGTCTGCGAAAGCAACGTCTGCTGGACGCCCTTTCGTTGCACACACTGCTCAACGAGGCTGATGGCGTGCACCAGTGGATCGAGGAGAAGAACAAGATGCTCGACAGCATGGTGCTGACCAAGGACGCCGAGGACACCGAAGTGATGCGGCACCGATTCGAGGGCTTCGAGCAGGAGATGAACAACAGCGCTTCCCGCGTGGCCGTGGTGAACCAGCTGGCCCGGCAGCTGCTTAGCGTCGAGCACCCCAATGCAGAGGAAGTGCTGGCCAAGCAGAACTCGCTCAACCAGAGCTGGGCGTCCCTCCGGGATGCGGCCGAGAAGAAGCGGGATAACATCTCGTCGGCCCATGGAGTGCAGACCTTCCACGTCGAGTGCCGGGAGACCATT ACGTGGATTGAAGAGAAGACGAAGCTGCTGCGAGCCACTGAGGACCTGGGCGACGATCTTACAGGCATCATGACGCTGCAGCGACGCCTTTCGGGCATGGAGCGGGACCTAGCCGCCATCCAAGCCAAG CTGGATGCGCTGGACAAGGAGGCAGAACGCATCAAGCAGGAGCACCCCGAG GAGGCAGAGGCCATCCAGGAACGCATTCTGCAGATCAAAGCAGTTTGGGAGCAGCTTACGCAATTACTCAAGGAGCGCGACGCCAAGCTGGAAGAAGCCGGCGACTTGCACCGATTTTTGCGCGACCTCGACCACTTCCAG GCGTGGCTCACCCGGACACAGACGGAGATTGCGTCAGAGGACGAGCCAACCACGCTGCAGGAGGCGGAGCGACTGCTGGAGCAGCACCGCCTCATCCGCCAGGAGGTGGACAACTACACGGACGACTACACCAAGATGATGGAGTACGGCGAGCGCATCACGTCGGACGCGGCCGACGAGGACCCCCAGTTCATGTTCCTCCGGGAGCGGCTGCGTGCCCTGCGGGACGGCTGGGCCGAGCTGCGCCAGATGTGGGAGAACCGGCAGGCGCTGCTCTCGCAGTCCCTCAACCTGCAACTGTTCCAGCGGGACACCAAGCAGGCCGAGGTGCTGCTCAGCCGCCAGGAACACCACCTCGCCAAGGACGAGCAGCCC GCAAGCTTAGAGCAAGTGGAGGACCTGATCAAACGTCACGAGGCCTTCCTCACCACCATGGAGGCTAACGACGAGAAGATCAACGCTGTGCTGCAACACGCCCAACGCCTGTGCAGCGAGGGTCACAAGGACGCCGACAAGATCCGCAAGAAGGCAGACTCCATCCTCGAGAG GAGAGACGCCAACCGAAAGCAGGCGAGCGAGCAGATGGCACGTCTGGCCGACCAGCTTGCCCTGCACCAGTTCCTCCAGGACTGCGACCAGCTGACCGAATGGATCCAGGAGAAGATGATTGTAGCCCAAGACGAGACGTACCGCAGCGCCAAGACGGTGCACTCCAAGTGGACCCGGCACCAGGCCTTCGAGGCCGAGGTGCAGGCCAACAAGGAGCGTCTGGAACGCGCCCAGCAGGCGGGGCGCGCCCTCGTGGCCGAGAAGCCCGAGATGGCGCCCCTCGTCGAGCCCAAGCTCCAGGAGCTGGAGCAGCAGTTCAACAACCTGGAGGACACGACCCAGTCCAAGGGCCAACGCCTCTTCGACGACAATCGCCACGTCCTCTACGAGCAGACGTGCGACGACATCGACTCATGGATCGACGAGCTCGAGTCGCAGGTGCTCGTCTCGGAGACCGGCCAAGACCTGGCCTCGGTCACCACCATCCTGCAGAAGCAGCGGGACGTGGAGAACCAGATGGCGCAGAAGGCGAAGCAGGTGGATGCCCTCCAGGGACAGGCGCAATACTTGGAGAAGCTCGATCCGGACAGGGTCGAGGAACTCGTCACTCGGCGGGCTGTCGTGGAGCAGCGCTTCGAGCGGCTCCAGGCCCCACTGGAGCAGCGGCGGCGAGAACTACTCAAGAAGAAGGAGGCGTACCAGTTCCGGCGTGACGTCGAGGATGAGAAGCTGTGGGTGGCCGAGAAGATGCCGCTGGTCAAGTCGCCCGACCGCGGTGCGTCCCTGTTTGGGGTGCAGATGCTCCGCAAGAAGGAGCAGTCCCTCCGGCACGAGGTTGACCACCACGAGCCGCGGGTGGTGGCCATCtgcgaggatggccgccgcctcgcGGCCGAAGGACACCAGGACGGGCCTGAATTCGAGCGGCTCGCCAAGGAGTTGGAAGAGCTGTGGGCCGAGCTGCGTCGGGCCCTGGATGCACGGCGCGAAGACCTGCTCATCTCGGAGAAGGCGCACCAGTACTACTTTGACGCCAGTGAGGCGGAGGCCTGGATGAGCGAGCAGGAGTTGTACATGATGGTGGAAGACCGCGGCCGGGACGAGGCGTCGGCCCAGAAGCTGCGCAAGAAACACCAGAACCTCGAGGCGGCCGTGGACGACTACGCCGAGACGGTGCGGCAGCTGGGTGACACTTCGCGGCGGCTGGTTCAGGAAGGTCATCCTGACAG CGACCAGATTGCCGTGCGGCAGTCGCAAGTGGACAAGCTGTACGCAGGCCTGCGGGACCTGGCCCTGGAGAGGCGGCAGAAGCTCGAGGAGGCCCTGCACCTGTTCGCCCTGAGCCGCGAGGTCGACGACCTCATGCAGTGGATCGCCGAGAGGGAGGTGGTGGCCAGCTCTCAGGAGCTGGGTCAGGACTACGAGCACGTGACGCTGTTGCGGGAGCGCTTCAACGCCTTCCGGGACGAGACGCGCACCATCGGCGACGATCGCGTGCAGAAGGCCAGCAGCCAGGCAGAGGTCCTGATGACGGGACCAGATGCGGCACAGGCGGCTCAGTGGAAGGATGCGCTGCAGGAGGCCTGGGCCGACCTGCTCGAGCTCATGGACACCCGGGCGCAGGTGTTGGCGGCATCGTGGGACCTCCACCGGTTCTTCCACGACTGCCGGGACGTCTACCAACGAATTTTG GAGAAGCAAAATGGCATGTCCGAGGAGCTGGGCCGGGACGCCGTCAGTGTGTCGAACCTCCAGCGGAAGCAGGCCAACTTTGAGAACGACCTGCAGACCCTCGGTTCGGCCGTGGAGGGCATTCGGTCACAAGCATCACAGCTGGGAGCCGCATATGCCGGGGACAAGGCGCGTGAAATCCAG ACGCGTGAGGCGGAGGTAGTCGCGGCGTGGCAGCGGCTGCTGAGCTCGTGCGACAGCCGGCGGGCGCGCCTCGCCGACACGGGCGACCTCTTCCGCTTCCTGAGCATGGTGCGGGACCTGCTGCTGTGGATGGAGGAAGTCGTGCGGCAGATGAACAGCTCGGAGAAGCCGCGTGACGTCTCGGGCGTCGAGCTCCTCATGAACAACCACCAGAGCCTCAAGGCCGAGGTGGACGCTCGCGAGGACAACCTTTCTGCCTGCCTGGCGCTGGGCCGCGACCTCCTAGCGCGGAACCACTATGCGTCGGGCGAGATCAAGGAGAAGCTGCTGGCATTGAGCACGCAGCGGGCGGCCCTGGGCGCCCGCTGGGACGAGCGCTGGGAGCACCTGCAGCTCATCCTGGAGGTGTACCAGTTTGCGCGGGACGCCTCGGTCGCCGAACACTGGCTTCTAGCCCAGGAACCGTACCTGCTGAGCCAGGAGCTGGGACACACCATTGACGAGGTGGAGCAGCTTCTCAAGCGGCACGAGGCTTTCGAAAAGTCGGCTGCCGCTCAGGAGGAGCGATTCGCAGCGCTTGAGCGCCTCACCACG TTCGAGCTCAAGCAGATGCGAACGCGGGAGGAGGAGCAGGAGAGGCGCCGGCAGCAGGAGGAGATGGAGCGCCTGGCAGCCCTACAGCCACCGCCGAGCCACGATCCGTCTGCCCAGGACAG GGTCGACGCCGAAGCTTCTGCGGAAGCCGCCCGAGAGCCTGCTATCCTGAACGGCGCCGAGAGTGCGGCAGCGGCGGTCGCTGTGTCGGCATCAGCGCCCGGAGCTGGAACAGAGG GAAGCCCCCGCGCCACGGCCGCAGCCGCATCCACCGCTGCTGCCATGTCCGTCAGTCCGTCGGGCCCGGCCGCATCGTCGTCCGCACCGAGCA CTCCGTCCAAGATCAAGCGCTCTCGTTCCAAGTCGCCTTTCGGCAGCTGGCGCAAGAAGAAGCTGCCCGTAGAGGAAGAGACAG AGCGGCCGGCGGAGGACGAGTTTGAGGGCCTGCTGATGAGGAAGCACGAGTGGGAGTCCACGACCAAGAAGGCCTCCAACCGGTCATGGGAGAAGCTGTACCTCGTCATCCGAGGAGCCACACTGGCCGCCTACAAGGACCAGAAGCACTACCGACAG GAACCTGAGGGCCACTACCGTGGTGAGGCGCCAGTGGACCTGAGGACAGCCACCGCCGAGCGCGCCACCGACTACACCAAGAAGAAGCACGTCTTTCGGCTTAA GCTTTCCAACGGTGGAGAGTTCCTCTTCCAAGCAAAAGATGAG GAGGAGTTATCCCAGTGGCTGCAACAGCTTCAGGCGGCCATCGGTGAAGCCCAGGCGGGCCCATCGCGAGCACAGACGCTGCCGGCCGAGCGCAGGGACGAGCCCCGCAAACGCAGCTTCTTCACTCTTAAAAAGAA CTAA